The following are from one region of the Pseudomonas putida genome:
- the arsH gene encoding arsenical resistance protein ArsH: MNDHLPNVQPELFDLPSLERLAPKDPSTHKPRILLLYGSTRERSFSRLMVQEAARLLEEFGAETRIFDPSGLPLPDDAPDSHEKVLELRGLMQWSEGQVWCSPERHGSMSAVFKAQIDWVPLAMGAVRPTQGKTLAVMQVCGGSQSFNVVNQLRVLGRWMRMFTIPNQSSVPKAFLEFNEAGRMKPSSFYDRLVDVMEELTKFTLLLRDRQDYLVDRYSERKESAEELSKRVNIRSI, translated from the coding sequence ATGAACGACCACCTGCCAAATGTCCAACCAGAACTGTTTGATCTGCCGTCGCTGGAGCGGCTGGCGCCGAAGGATCCCTCCACGCACAAACCGCGCATCCTGCTGCTGTACGGATCGACCCGCGAGCGCTCATTCAGCCGCTTGATGGTCCAGGAAGCTGCGCGCCTGCTGGAAGAGTTCGGCGCCGAAACACGTATCTTCGACCCTTCCGGCCTGCCGCTGCCGGATGACGCTCCAGACTCCCACGAGAAGGTGTTGGAACTCCGCGGACTGATGCAATGGTCCGAGGGCCAGGTGTGGTGCTCCCCCGAGCGTCACGGCTCAATGAGTGCTGTATTCAAGGCGCAGATCGATTGGGTACCGCTGGCCATGGGCGCCGTTCGCCCAACCCAGGGCAAGACCCTCGCGGTGATGCAGGTTTGTGGAGGCTCGCAGTCTTTTAACGTGGTGAACCAACTGCGCGTGCTTGGCCGCTGGATGCGCATGTTTACCATCCCGAACCAGTCGTCGGTGCCGAAAGCCTTCCTGGAGTTCAATGAAGCCGGGCGCATGAAGCCGTCTTCTTTCTACGATCGACTGGTCGACGTAATGGAGGAACTGACCAAGTTCACGCTCCTGCTGCGTGATCGCCAGGATTATTTGGTAGACCGTTACTCCGAGCGCAAAGAGTCGGCGGAAGAACTATCCAAGAGAGTCAACATTCGCTCCATTTGA
- a CDS encoding arsenate reductase ArsC, with amino-acid sequence MKVLFMCTHNNCRSILSEALFNHLAPEGMEAVSSGSFPSGKVNERALKTLEAADIPTAGLSSKASDAFESSTPDIVVTVCDRAAGEACPIFFGPSLKTHWGLADPSAVTGSEAEIEEAFQTTLAKIDERVRAFIALPFSQLSQAELKAELARIGAL; translated from the coding sequence ATGAAAGTCTTGTTCATGTGCACCCACAACAACTGCCGCAGCATCCTGTCCGAGGCGCTGTTCAATCACCTGGCCCCCGAGGGTATGGAAGCTGTGAGCTCGGGCAGCTTCCCTAGCGGCAAGGTCAATGAGCGGGCACTGAAAACCTTGGAAGCCGCCGATATCCCCACCGCTGGACTTTCAAGCAAGGCCTCGGATGCCTTCGAGAGCTCTACTCCCGACATCGTTGTCACCGTGTGCGACCGCGCTGCTGGCGAAGCCTGCCCGATCTTCTTCGGTCCATCGCTCAAAACCCACTGGGGCCTGGCCGACCCTTCAGCGGTCACCGGGAGTGAGGCAGAAATCGAAGAAGCCTTCCAGACCACACTTGCGAAGATCGATGAGCGCGTGCGCGCCTTCATTGCGCTGCCTTTCTCGCAACTGAGCCAGGCTGAACTGAAAGCCGAACTTGCTCGCATCGGCGCGCTGTAG
- a CDS encoding arsenic transporter: MLIAFLIFLVTIVLVIWQPKGLGVGWSAALGAVVALLAGVVSLSDIPVVWQIVWNATATFIAVIIISLLLDEAGFFEWAALHVARWGNGSSRKLFAFIILLGAAVSALFANDGAALILTPIVIAMLLALRFSPAATLAFVMAAGFIADTASLPLVVSNLVNIVSADYFGIGFSEYASVMVPVNLVSIAATLGMLLWFFRKDLPRTYELDQLKAPEAAIRDKATFVAGWWVLALLLVGFFAIEPLGVPISAIAAACALILYLIAARGHVISTRKVLKDAPWQVVVFSLGMYLVVYGLRNAGLTDYLTQILNVFAGYGIWGASLGTGLLAAGLSSVMNNMPTVLVGALSIHSAEATGIVREAMVYANVIGCDLGPKITPIGSLATLLWLHVLARKNIVITWGYYFRTGIVLTLPILLATLAALAIRLSF, encoded by the coding sequence ATGCTGATCGCATTTTTGATTTTCCTGGTGACGATCGTTCTCGTCATCTGGCAGCCCAAAGGCCTGGGCGTGGGCTGGAGCGCCGCACTGGGGGCCGTCGTGGCGCTGCTGGCGGGCGTCGTGAGCCTGTCCGATATCCCCGTGGTCTGGCAAATCGTCTGGAACGCTACCGCCACTTTCATCGCAGTCATCATTATCAGCTTGCTGCTGGATGAGGCGGGGTTCTTCGAGTGGGCGGCATTACACGTGGCCCGCTGGGGCAATGGCAGCAGCCGCAAGCTGTTCGCCTTCATCATCCTGCTGGGCGCCGCCGTCTCGGCGCTGTTCGCTAACGACGGTGCGGCACTGATCCTGACCCCGATCGTCATCGCCATGCTGCTGGCCCTGCGCTTCTCCCCGGCGGCAACGCTGGCATTCGTCATGGCGGCGGGCTTCATCGCCGATACCGCGAGCTTGCCGCTGGTGGTGTCCAACCTGGTGAACATCGTTTCCGCCGACTACTTTGGCATTGGCTTCAGCGAGTACGCCTCGGTCATGGTGCCGGTGAACCTAGTCAGCATCGCCGCCACCCTGGGAATGCTGCTGTGGTTCTTCCGCAAGGACCTGCCGCGTACCTATGAACTCGACCAACTGAAGGCTCCCGAGGCCGCTATTCGCGACAAGGCGACGTTCGTTGCCGGCTGGTGGGTGCTTGCGCTGTTGCTGGTCGGCTTCTTCGCCATCGAGCCGCTGGGCGTTCCGATCAGCGCCATCGCTGCTGCCTGTGCGCTGATCCTCTACCTGATCGCCGCGCGCGGGCACGTGATTTCTACCCGCAAGGTGCTCAAGGACGCGCCTTGGCAGGTCGTGGTGTTCTCGCTTGGCATGTACCTCGTGGTCTATGGCCTGCGTAACGCCGGCCTCACCGACTACCTGACGCAGATCCTCAATGTCTTCGCCGGCTACGGGATCTGGGGCGCATCTCTCGGGACGGGGCTGCTCGCCGCTGGCCTGTCGTCGGTCATGAACAACATGCCCACAGTGTTGGTAGGGGCCTTGTCGATCCATTCCGCCGAGGCCACCGGCATCGTGCGCGAGGCCATGGTCTACGCCAACGTCATCGGTTGTGACCTGGGTCCGAAAATCACCCCCATCGGCAGCTTGGCCACCTTGCTGTGGCTGCACGTGCTGGCCCGCAAGAACATCGTCATCACCTGGGGTTACTACTTCCGTACCGGCATCGTCCTGACGCTGCCGATCCTGCTTGCCACCTTGGCCGCATTGGCCATCCGCCTGAGCTTTTGA
- a CDS encoding metalloregulator ArsR/SmtB family transcription factor encodes MRETLTPPIVFKCLADDTRARMTLLIAREGELCVCELTHALELSQPKISRHLAQLREAGVLMDRRKGQWVYYRLHPELPQWVDAMLKGVVDANQEWLSLDALRLAKMGERPQSPVACA; translated from the coding sequence ATGCGGGAAACACTGACTCCCCCCATCGTTTTCAAATGCCTGGCTGATGACACCCGGGCCCGGATGACCCTGCTGATCGCCCGTGAAGGCGAACTCTGTGTCTGCGAACTTACCCACGCGCTGGAGCTGAGCCAGCCGAAGATCTCCCGGCATCTGGCCCAGTTGCGCGAGGCTGGAGTCCTGATGGATCGCCGCAAGGGTCAGTGGGTGTACTACCGACTGCATCCCGAGCTGCCACAGTGGGTGGACGCGATGCTGAAGGGAGTGGTCGATGCCAACCAGGAATGGTTGAGCCTCGATGCATTGCGGCTTGCCAAAATGGGCGAGCGGCCGCAGAGCCCTGTTGCTTGTGCTTGA
- a CDS encoding DUF3455 domain-containing protein: MSLKPSACLLACCLALALQPAHAQSSLPEAVKVPDGHRVLLETVGVGEITYECRDKANTPGQTEWTFVGPKAVLNDRAGKQVGDYFGPPATWQAKDGSKVTGIQLAVAPADKGAIPYQLVKANPAEGKGAMQGVSYIQRLATRGGLAPASDCTAQNKGAKQVVQYQADYVFWTAK, translated from the coding sequence ATGAGCCTCAAACCCTCCGCCTGCCTGCTCGCCTGTTGCCTCGCCCTGGCGCTGCAACCCGCTCACGCACAATCCTCGCTGCCAGAGGCGGTCAAGGTCCCCGATGGCCATCGCGTCTTGCTCGAGACCGTGGGCGTCGGCGAGATCACCTATGAGTGCCGCGACAAAGCCAACACCCCCGGGCAAACCGAATGGACCTTCGTCGGCCCCAAGGCCGTTCTCAATGACCGCGCAGGCAAACAAGTAGGCGACTACTTCGGCCCACCCGCCACCTGGCAAGCCAAGGACGGATCGAAAGTCACCGGCATCCAGCTGGCGGTGGCACCTGCAGACAAGGGGGCCATACCCTATCAGCTGGTCAAGGCCAATCCGGCCGAAGGCAAAGGCGCCATGCAGGGAGTCAGCTATATCCAGCGCCTGGCCACCCGCGGCGGCTTGGCGCCGGCAAGCGACTGCACGGCGCAGAACAAAGGTGCCAAGCAGGTTGTCCAGTACCAGGCCGACTATGTGTTCTGGACAGCCAAGTAA
- a CDS encoding sigma-70 family RNA polymerase sigma factor, with protein MNSPVAPFDFHRCLQACAQGDRRALQALYDHEGARLLGVARRIARDHANAEDIVHDAFIRIWTRAASFDPARGSARGWVYSITRHLALNSIRDSRRETVLDEADMETTPALHGGFDEIDLWSGSAKIYRCLEKLQPAPQRCILHAYVDGCSHAEIAGLLGAPLGTVKAWIKRSLKALRECLE; from the coding sequence TTGAACTCGCCTGTCGCTCCCTTCGACTTTCACCGCTGCCTGCAGGCCTGCGCACAGGGCGACCGGCGCGCTCTGCAGGCGCTTTACGACCACGAAGGCGCGCGCCTGCTGGGCGTTGCCCGGCGCATCGCGCGTGACCACGCTAACGCGGAAGACATCGTCCACGATGCTTTTATTCGCATCTGGACCCGCGCCGCCAGTTTCGACCCTGCGCGCGGCTCGGCGCGCGGCTGGGTCTACAGCATCACCCGCCACCTGGCACTCAATTCGATCCGCGATTCACGCCGTGAAACGGTGCTGGACGAAGCCGATATGGAGACGACGCCTGCATTGCACGGGGGATTTGATGAAATTGACCTCTGGTCTGGTTCGGCGAAGATCTACCGTTGCCTCGAAAAACTGCAGCCTGCACCGCAGCGTTGCATCCTGCACGCCTATGTGGACGGCTGCAGCCACGCCGAGATCGCCGGGTTGCTCGGGGCCCCATTGGGCACCGTCAAAGCCTGGATCAAGCGCAGCCTGAAGGCATTGCGGGAGTGCCTGGAATGA
- a CDS encoding anti-sigma factor, with product MKPDTAEEVDSLAGEYVLGTLSPQQHATVAERLGSDPALRASVDAWEARLLELTALTAPQPTSARLWGRIQRSLNELPAAAAQQRVKWWRRLGLWQGLSAAGLAASAVLAFALLTAPPPTTQFVVVLVAPNSQAAGWVVQTSDSRMIELIPLGQDAVPEGMALQFWTKGEQWQAPVSLGLVKPGEPYRVPLQSLPPLEANQLFELTLEKSGGSPTGLPTGPVKFIGRAVKVI from the coding sequence ATGAAGCCGGATACCGCCGAGGAAGTGGACAGCCTCGCCGGCGAGTATGTGCTGGGGACCCTGTCGCCGCAGCAACACGCCACAGTGGCTGAGCGTCTTGGAAGTGACCCGGCTTTGCGCGCCTCAGTGGATGCCTGGGAGGCACGTTTGCTGGAGCTGACCGCGCTGACTGCGCCGCAGCCAACGAGCGCCCGCCTGTGGGGCCGTATCCAGCGCAGCCTGAATGAACTGCCCGCAGCGGCCGCGCAACAGCGGGTCAAATGGTGGCGACGCCTCGGACTGTGGCAAGGGCTAAGTGCTGCGGGGCTGGCTGCAAGCGCGGTTCTGGCGTTTGCATTGCTGACTGCACCCCCGCCCACCACCCAATTCGTGGTGGTCCTGGTGGCGCCCAACAGCCAGGCCGCCGGCTGGGTGGTGCAGACCAGCGACAGCCGCATGATCGAGCTGATTCCGCTTGGCCAGGATGCTGTGCCCGAAGGCATGGCCCTTCAGTTCTGGACCAAGGGCGAGCAGTGGCAAGCACCGGTTTCACTGGGCCTGGTCAAACCCGGAGAGCCCTATCGTGTTCCGCTCCAGAGCCTGCCACCTTTAGAGGCCAACCAGTTGTTCGAGCTGACATTGGAAAAATCCGGCGGCTCGCCCACCGGGCTGCCGACGGGGCCGGTGAAGTTCATTGGCCGCGCGGTAAAAGTGATCTGA
- a CDS encoding NAD(P)H-dependent oxidoreductase: MMSKRVLVVLGHPSSESFCAALTESYVEAARSAGHDVRVLRLDALSFDPVLRNGYRQAQPLEPDLLRAQADITWAEHLAFIYPIWWGGIPALMKGFFDRVFLPGFAFQYRAGKAFPEQLLKGRTAHLLVTMDTPPWYYRWVYRMPGLHQVRKTTLQFCGIRPLRTLMFGPLLGSSARRRGAWLELARGIASWPAAISRVSSC; encoded by the coding sequence ATGATGAGCAAACGAGTACTAGTGGTGCTGGGGCACCCGTCAAGCGAGAGTTTCTGTGCAGCGTTGACCGAGAGTTATGTCGAGGCGGCCAGAAGTGCCGGCCATGATGTAAGGGTGTTACGGCTTGATGCTTTGAGCTTTGACCCGGTACTACGCAATGGCTACCGGCAAGCGCAGCCTCTGGAACCCGATCTGCTCAGGGCCCAGGCCGACATCACCTGGGCCGAGCACCTAGCCTTTATCTACCCCATTTGGTGGGGCGGTATCCCTGCATTGATGAAAGGCTTTTTCGATCGCGTGTTCCTGCCCGGTTTCGCGTTTCAGTATAGGGCAGGCAAGGCTTTCCCCGAGCAACTGCTCAAGGGGCGAACGGCGCATCTGCTGGTGACGATGGATACACCGCCGTGGTACTACCGCTGGGTGTATCGCATGCCTGGCCTTCACCAGGTGCGCAAAACCACGTTGCAGTTCTGCGGTATCAGACCGCTGCGTACCTTGATGTTCGGGCCGCTGCTCGGCTCCAGCGCGCGGCGGCGTGGAGCCTGGCTCGAACTGGCACGAGGCATCGCCAGCTGGCCTGCGGCTATCAGCAGAGTGTCGAGCTGCTGA
- a CDS encoding YeeE/YedE family protein yields the protein MHVDMAAFTPWSALAGGALIGLAAGLFVVANGRIAGISGLLGSLLQREGGGRGEKLSFLLGIIAAPLLWRVFSAMPPVHFSTAPWLLMVAGLLVGLGTRYGSGCTSGHGVCGLSRLSPRSAVATLCFMAAGFATVFVVRHLFPGA from the coding sequence ATGCATGTTGATATGGCTGCCTTCACACCGTGGTCGGCACTGGCAGGTGGGGCACTGATCGGCCTGGCCGCCGGGCTGTTCGTGGTGGCGAACGGGCGCATTGCCGGCATCAGTGGCCTGCTCGGCTCGCTGTTGCAGCGCGAGGGGGGAGGGCGAGGCGAGAAGCTGTCGTTCCTGCTGGGCATCATTGCGGCGCCACTGTTGTGGCGAGTGTTCTCGGCGATGCCGCCGGTGCATTTCAGTACGGCCCCCTGGTTGCTCATGGTCGCGGGGCTTCTGGTGGGCCTGGGTACCCGGTATGGCAGTGGCTGCACCAGCGGCCATGGGGTGTGCGGCCTGTCTCGCCTGTCCCCGCGCTCGGCAGTGGCGACGTTGTGCTTCATGGCGGCTGGCTTTGCCACGGTCTTCGTGGTTCGTCACCTATTCCCAGGAGCATGA
- a CDS encoding DUF2252 family protein, whose translation MTFADKGADMSESRKQSSKPLPEIIDDLREDKVFHSRKERLEAGKQLRDSVPRSAHGVWKTTSKHRDPVQLLEQSNRHRHPELVPVRYGRMLRSPFTFLRGSAGLMARDLATLPCTGIRVQACGDCHLLNFGLFATPERNLIFDINDFDETLPAPWEWDIKRLAVSFAVASLGQPA comes from the coding sequence ATGACCTTTGCCGACAAAGGTGCCGATATGTCTGAGTCCAGAAAACAGTCGAGCAAACCGCTACCCGAGATCATTGACGACCTCCGTGAAGACAAGGTGTTTCACTCGCGCAAGGAGCGGCTGGAAGCCGGCAAGCAGTTGCGCGACAGCGTGCCGCGGTCCGCACATGGGGTATGGAAAACCACTTCGAAACACCGCGACCCTGTGCAATTGCTGGAGCAGTCCAACCGTCACCGGCATCCGGAGCTGGTACCGGTGCGTTATGGTCGCATGCTTCGCAGCCCTTTTACCTTCCTGCGCGGCTCGGCAGGCTTGATGGCGCGCGACCTCGCCACACTCCCCTGCACCGGCATCCGTGTTCAGGCCTGCGGCGATTGCCATCTGCTGAACTTCGGCTTGTTCGCCACCCCTGAGCGCAACCTGATCTTTGATATCAACGATTTCGACGAGACGCTGCCTGCCCCGTGGGAGTGGGACATCAAACGGTTGGCGGTAAGTTTTGCCGTCGCGTCCCTGGGACAACCGGCTTGA
- a CDS encoding DUF2252 family protein produces the protein MACVSAYRTRMRELSQMSPLDIWYDRLDAQTLIDMAPSPKYRKAREELMAKARTRIGDYLYPQISDEVGGRRRLVDQPPILFHVHESGFAERVKLALEDYRASLLPERRVLYDRYRLEDFAVKAVGIGSVGTFCFVGLFFSAENNPLLLQFKEACPSVLAPYAGNSEFINQGQRVVTGQRLSQSASDIFLGWTEGSKGRQFYVRQLRDMKMSLPVEGATFEQMKMYAQVCGMTLARAHAKSGDAALISGYLGKSQVFDQAIGDFALAYAGQNAKDYAALVNAEKKGRIKALREVDD, from the coding sequence ATGGCGTGTGTGAGTGCCTACCGCACGCGCATGCGGGAGCTGTCGCAAATGAGCCCGCTGGACATATGGTACGACCGGCTGGATGCGCAAACGCTGATCGACATGGCCCCCAGCCCGAAATACCGCAAGGCACGTGAAGAGTTGATGGCCAAAGCCCGGACCCGCATCGGCGATTACCTCTATCCGCAGATCAGCGACGAAGTCGGTGGCAGGCGCCGTCTGGTCGACCAGCCGCCCATCCTGTTCCATGTTCATGAAAGCGGGTTCGCCGAGCGTGTGAAGCTGGCGCTTGAAGACTACCGCGCTTCCCTGCTACCCGAGCGACGCGTTCTCTATGACCGGTATCGCCTGGAAGACTTTGCAGTAAAGGCAGTAGGGATTGGCAGCGTAGGCACTTTCTGCTTCGTCGGTTTGTTTTTCTCGGCAGAGAACAATCCGTTGCTGCTGCAATTCAAGGAAGCCTGCCCGTCAGTGCTGGCGCCCTATGCCGGCAACAGCGAGTTCATCAACCAGGGGCAGCGCGTGGTCACCGGGCAACGGCTCTCGCAATCGGCCAGCGATATTTTCCTCGGCTGGACCGAGGGCAGCAAAGGCCGGCAGTTCTATGTCCGGCAGTTGCGCGACATGAAGATGTCATTGCCGGTCGAAGGCGCGACCTTCGAGCAGATGAAAATGTATGCACAGGTCTGCGGCATGACCCTGGCGCGCGCGCATGCCAAGTCAGGTGACGCCGCATTGATCAGTGGCTACCTTGGTAAGTCGCAGGTGTTCGATCAGGCCATTGGCGATTTTGCCCTGGCCTATGCGGGTCAGAATGCCAAGGATTACGCCGCGCTGGTCAATGCCGAAAAGAAAGGAAGGATCAAAGCGCTTCGCGAGGTCGACGATTAG
- a CDS encoding transporter substrate-binding domain-containing protein, giving the protein MINLSKLAGACLASLLLSGAMDGQVVAAEGLDRLRDSQVLSLGYVEGFAPFSSGSEQAPQGYAVELCNAVAEHLRQLPAMADLQVRWRALPESQGLAAVAAGDIDLLCTPMVETVSRRGAADFSIPVFTSGLAVLVRRDAPDALLGPLSGRSGDNGPRWRATINAGLSKHSFAVLRGSLSSRWVQARIRQLGLQSTLEEVSTYEEGVRRVAERKVDAFFADRVILLALQARQAEREQLVVPDRLFVMSRVALPMRRGDDAFRLLVDSALSKVLSGAQGEALFVRYLGPLSDQDRLLQSLYPLPD; this is encoded by the coding sequence ATGATCAACCTGTCGAAACTGGCCGGTGCATGCCTTGCGAGCCTGCTCCTGAGCGGGGCGATGGACGGCCAGGTGGTCGCTGCCGAAGGGCTGGACCGCCTGCGTGACAGCCAGGTGCTCAGCCTTGGCTACGTGGAAGGCTTCGCGCCGTTCTCGTCAGGCAGCGAGCAGGCCCCGCAAGGGTATGCCGTGGAACTGTGCAATGCAGTCGCCGAACACCTTCGCCAGTTGCCAGCAATGGCCGACCTGCAGGTGCGCTGGCGCGCCCTGCCAGAGTCACAGGGCCTTGCAGCCGTGGCGGCGGGAGACATCGACCTGCTGTGCACACCGATGGTGGAAACCGTCAGCCGTCGCGGTGCTGCAGATTTTTCCATTCCGGTGTTCACCTCTGGCCTGGCTGTGCTGGTAAGGCGCGATGCGCCGGATGCCTTGTTGGGGCCGCTCAGTGGCCGGTCGGGCGACAACGGCCCACGTTGGCGGGCGACGATCAACGCGGGGTTGAGCAAGCATAGCTTTGCGGTACTGCGGGGGTCGTTGAGTAGTCGCTGGGTGCAGGCGCGGATACGCCAGCTGGGCTTGCAATCCACGTTGGAGGAGGTTTCGACCTATGAGGAGGGCGTACGGCGTGTGGCCGAACGCAAGGTTGATGCCTTCTTCGCAGACCGGGTCATCCTGCTCGCGCTGCAGGCCCGGCAGGCCGAACGGGAACAGCTGGTGGTACCGGATCGTCTGTTCGTCATGAGCCGGGTAGCGCTGCCGATGCGTCGGGGCGATGACGCGTTTCGGCTGCTGGTCGACAGCGCCTTGAGCAAGGTGCTGTCCGGGGCTCAGGGCGAGGCGTTGTTCGTTCGTTATCTGGGCCCGCTTTCCGACCAGGACCGGCTGCTGCAAAGCCTGTATCCGTTACCTGATTAA
- the potE gene encoding putrescine-ornithine antiporter, whose protein sequence is MSDPAKKMGLVGLTTLVTVNMMGSGIIMLPASMAQIGAVSLLSWLVTAVGSMAIAYCFAQCGIYCTRSGGMSAYSEEAHGKSAFFLCSYLYFLSLMIGNVAIGISAVGYLTPFFPWLGSGAIPLLAGAVMLIWFTTLANLGGADITGRLGAISVWGVIVPVAGLSLIGWYWFSPKLFQEAWNPGDIPVAHAVTSSIPLTLWAFLGMESAAQNSDAVENPKRNVPLACLFGTLGAAVVYILSTTVIQGIVPNPDLANASAPFAMVYARMFNDSVGNIIMALAVIACVGSLLGWQFTLAETAKVTAGQGLFPRLFTRTTARGVPLAGMLTCAVLQSLIALSTLSPNASAQFSKLVNLAAVTNIIPYITSLTGLLVIMYKAQVEMAIFRRNAAIMVLAVCYCFYALYASGLEAVFGAALIMALGYLLFGFIAKRFVKALDMIGGAS, encoded by the coding sequence ATGAGTGATCCAGCAAAAAAGATGGGCCTGGTCGGGCTCACGACCCTGGTAACGGTGAACATGATGGGTTCGGGCATCATCATGCTGCCGGCGAGCATGGCACAGATCGGCGCGGTGTCGCTGCTGTCCTGGCTTGTCACGGCAGTGGGCTCGATGGCTATCGCCTACTGTTTCGCTCAATGCGGTATCTACTGCACGCGCTCTGGCGGCATGTCTGCCTACAGTGAGGAAGCCCATGGCAAGTCGGCATTCTTCTTGTGCTCGTACCTTTACTTTCTTTCATTGATGATCGGCAACGTGGCCATCGGTATCTCCGCCGTGGGCTACCTCACGCCGTTCTTTCCCTGGCTCGGGAGTGGTGCCATACCGCTGCTGGCGGGGGCGGTCATGCTGATCTGGTTTACCACACTGGCCAACCTTGGCGGCGCCGACATCACCGGCCGGCTGGGCGCCATCAGTGTATGGGGCGTGATCGTACCCGTTGCCGGCCTGAGCCTGATCGGTTGGTACTGGTTCAGCCCCAAGCTTTTCCAGGAAGCCTGGAACCCAGGAGATATACCTGTCGCACATGCCGTTACCAGTAGCATCCCGCTGACGCTATGGGCATTCCTGGGCATGGAATCAGCCGCGCAAAACTCCGATGCGGTGGAAAACCCGAAGCGCAACGTGCCCCTGGCCTGTCTGTTCGGCACCCTGGGTGCAGCGGTGGTGTACATACTCTCAACCACGGTCATTCAAGGCATCGTGCCCAACCCGGACCTGGCCAATGCCAGTGCACCTTTCGCCATGGTGTATGCACGGATGTTCAATGACAGCGTCGGCAACATCATCATGGCATTGGCGGTGATCGCCTGTGTCGGCTCGTTGCTGGGCTGGCAATTCACCTTGGCTGAAACCGCCAAGGTCACCGCCGGGCAGGGCCTGTTCCCACGGCTTTTCACCCGCACCACGGCACGCGGCGTGCCGCTGGCCGGCATGCTGACCTGCGCCGTCCTGCAGAGCCTGATTGCGCTGTCGACGCTCTCGCCAAACGCCAGCGCCCAGTTCAGCAAACTGGTCAACCTGGCTGCCGTGACCAATATCATTCCCTACATCACCTCGCTGACCGGGCTGCTGGTGATCATGTACAAGGCACAGGTCGAGATGGCGATTTTTCGCCGCAACGCCGCAATCATGGTGCTTGCGGTGTGTTATTGCTTCTATGCGCTTTATGCCTCGGGCCTGGAAGCGGTGTTCGGCGCTGCGTTGATCATGGCGCTGGGTTATCTGCTGTTCGGCTTTATCGCCAAGCGTTTCGTCAAGGCCCTGGACATGATCGGAGGTGCATCATGA